TCGAGAGATGGACGGACAACTTGTTACCCGCCAGACAATTTGGTTACGTGATTTTGACCACTTCCGCTGGTATCATGGACCACGAAGAGGCCAGAAGAAAGCACGTCTCTGGTAAGATCTTGGGATTTGTGTACTAGATATAATCAGTTTATAGTTAAAAGTTAGTTTTTGCATTCTTTCGCAGTCGCGAATCGACATTTCTCACGTCTTAATCTCACTCCCACCGATGCAAAAAGTTCGGTTTGTGGCCACCACCCTCTCGTGGACCCTACGAGCTGGCTGTGTCGCCCACTTCCTCCATGAATACGTCTACGAGTTCACCGAGACACGCGGAGAGTCGATGCTTCCTACtcttcaagctcaacaCGATTACGTCCACGCATTGAAAGGATACCGGTACGGACGAAATCTTGATATAGGTGATTGTATTGTCGCCACAAAGCCGTCAGAACCTACCCAACGTGTGTGTAAGCGTATCACTGGTATGCCTGGTGACATCGTGTTGGTGGACCCGTCATCGTCGTCGCCGCTTACCAATACTCCAAATGAGGTGATCCTCCACGATggattcaacaagtacatAAAAGTCCCCGACGGTCACGTGTGGGTGACTGGTGATAACTTATGCCATTCGCTCGACTCACGGTCATACTCGTCGTTGCCGATGGCACTCATCAAGGGGAAGATCGTGGCGGCCAACTCGATGGATAAAGGTTTCATCGATGCCGCCGGTCGTTTAAGGTTTTGGAACTTCCGATGGATAACCAACacttttgaaaatgactAGAAACAAGACAAGAGTAATGAAACTTAACGACATCGGTATATACTAATCTATACACTGGCATTTAGGCCTTTCCGATTTTTCTTAAGTAGCCCAAGAATCTGAAAGCCCTCGAACCCAGCACGAGCGCAGGGATTCCAAGCACAAAGCTGTGGAACAACGTCGTGAAAATCGAGGTGCCCAAGTAGTACCGcacaaacaccacctcGAACCCCAATAAGGTGCTCAAAAACACCACATTATTGACGATTTGAGTACCTGGGGTACTCTTCACCAATCCGTACAAGTCCTGTCCAATCAGGGAGACCCACATACCCAACAATGCCACGAGCACCACCACGGCGGCCCCGGAAAATGCAATGGGGATCACTGCCAGAACGGTGCTGGGGTCTTGCCTGAAAATATGGTGGATTTCAGGCttgattccaattctttcGGCCTGCTTATAAGGTACCAACTCTTTGAGTGGTTCCAGTGGCACGAACTCACCCAAGCGTTTATACAAGTTTGTACTGGATCCGGAATCGGCCacaatcaagttgatgaaaatggtgtCCAAGTTACGGATGCTCACAGGTATCTTGGAAGCAGTAGTAgacaatttcaaaatctttTTATCCACGATGAATTTGGGGAAAAGGGTCACATCGAGTCCCTTGCCATCGCCTAAAGTGATGAGGGCCTGCTGGGGCTGTTTTGACACGTCGTTCAAATGaatttcaaattcaagtttGTCTTTGGTGGACTCGAGCAGAAGTTGCTTGAGTTCCAAGGTGGAGATTTCGCCCAAATGAAAGAAGTCCTTGTTGACCTTGACAGTGGCCTCTTTCAAGGAGATGGCCCAGGCTACGCTGAACACTGCAAACAATGCTGCCAATTGATGGAGTCTCATTGATGtttgatgaaaagttgttggtttTGACGTGTTCGAAGTTCGCACCGTGCGACTTGCGACTTGCGACTTGGCCGCTGGCTGCAAACGGACAACAGACTTTAAGAGAGTAGCTGTCCAAAGAGGCATTTGTAGATGGCGTGATCAGCTACTCGTCGGTGTAGCCGCCGGAGAGTACAATTGCAGTGGTGCAAT
The window above is part of the Yamadazyma tenuis chromosome 4, complete sequence genome. Proteins encoded here:
- the IMP1 gene encoding Mitochondrial inner membrane peptidase complex subunit (COG:O; MEROPS:MER0000597; EggNog:ENOG503Q2ZN) → MQKVRFVATTLSWTLRAGCVAHFLHEYVYEFTETRGESMLPTLQAQHDYVHALKGYRYGRNLDIGDCIVATKPSEPTQRVCKRITGMPGDIVLVDPSSSSPLTNTPNEVILHDGFNKYIKVPDGHVWVTGDNLCHSLDSRSYSSLPMALIKGKIVAANSMDKGFIDAAGRLRFWNFRWITNTFEND
- a CDS encoding uncharacterized protein (EggNog:ENOG503Q35U; COG:O), yielding MRLHQLAALFAVFSVAWAISLKEATVKVNKDFFHLGEISTLELKQLSLESTKDKLEFEIHLNDVSKQPQQALITLGDGKGLDVTLFPKFIVDKKILKLSTTASKIPVSIRNLDTIFINLIVADSGSSTNLYKRLGEFVPSEPLKELVPYKQAERIGIKPEIHHIFRQDPSTVSAVIPIAFSGAAVVVLVALLGMWVSSIGQDLYGLVKSTPGTQIVNNVVFLSTLLGFEVVFVRYYLGTSIFTTLFHSFVLGIPALVSGSRAFRFLGYLRKIGKA